From the Lolium rigidum isolate FL_2022 chromosome 2, APGP_CSIRO_Lrig_0.1, whole genome shotgun sequence genome, one window contains:
- the LOC124689063 gene encoding RING-H2 finger protein ATL13-like — protein MSSSSSAEASPGSVLQNKISPSILFIVAVLAIVFFVCGLLHLLARHLLRLRRRRLAAREDAESVTAFQGQLQQLFHLHDAGVDQAFIDALPVFLYHSVLGGGKDPFDCAVCLCEFEADDQLRLLPKCSHAFHLECIDTWLLSHSTCPLCRRSLLAPGELSPTCSPVVMVLESESSRDMGESATHATADAEPSGMAVRVPGAEEVVEVKLGKFMCVEGNANAAAAVAADGAGTSSDANAELGQRRCHSMGSYEYVVEEQAALRVAIKPPPKKKPPAFSRARRGGGAMSECGFGASKRLGEGSLRLPSFATTPAQKQQQQRPPDGMAAAKLAKDSFSVSKTWMVPPSSKKSDANASASSERRTVSFRWPVRSSKEDEGGVERKSGSEADWADDVEAGSCGGNSVVSSLAEERPSFARRTLLWVVGGRQQSNRVGSCAPDDQDQHLDSTKPQ, from the coding sequence ATGAGCAGCTCGTCGTCGGCGGAGGCGTCGCCGGGATCGGTGCTGCAGAACAAGATAAGCCCGAGCATCCTGTTCATCGTGGCGGTGCTGGCGATCGTCTTCTTCGTGTGCGGGCTGCTGCACCTGCTGGCGCGGCACctgctgcggctgcggcggcgccggCTCGCGGCGCGGGAGGACGCGGAGAGCGTGACGGCGTTCCAGGGCCAGCTGCAGCAGCTCTTCCACCTGCACGACGCCGGCGTCGACCAGGCCTTCATCGACGCGCTCCCGGTGTTCCTCTACCACAGCGTCCTGGGCGGCGGCAAGGACCCGTTCGACTGCGCCGTGTGCCTGTGCGAGTTCGAGGCCgacgaccagctccggcttctgccCAAGTGCAGCCACGcgttccacctcgagtgcatcgacacGTGGCTGCTGTCGCACTCCACCTGCCCGCTCTGCCGCAGGAGCCTCCTCGCCCCCGGCGAGCTCTCGCCCACGTGCAGCCCCGTCGTCATGGTGCTCGAGTCCGAGAGCTCCCGCGACATGGGTGAGTCGGCGACGCACGCCACGGCCGATGCCGAGCCGAGCGGCATGGCCGTTCGCGTCCCGGGAgcagaggaggtggtggaggtgaagCTGGGCAAGTTCATGTGCGTGGAAGGCAACgcgaacgccgccgccgcggttGCCGCTGACGGAGCAGGCACCAGCAGCGATGCCAATGCGGAGCTCGGGCAGAGGAGGTGCCATTCCATGGGGTCCTACGAGTACGTCGTGGAGGAGCAGGCCGCGCTCCGCGTGGCCATCAAGCCGCCGCCCAAGAAGAAGCCACCCGCGTTCTCTAGGgcgcggcgcggtggcggcgccATGTCAGAGTGCGGGTTCGGCGCCTCCAAGCGCCTCGGGGAGGGCTCGCTCCGGTTACCATCATTCGCCACGACGCCGGcgcagaagcagcagcagcagcgtccTCCGGACGGAATGGCCGCGGCGAAGCTCGCCAAGGACAGCTTCTCCGTGTCCAAGACCTGGATGGTGCCGCCGTCCTCCAAGAAAAGCGACGCCAACGCTTCGGCATCGTCCGAGCGGCGCACGGTGTCGTTCCGGTGGCCGGTGAGGAGCAgcaaggaggacgaaggaggagtTGAGCGGAAGAGCGGGAGCGAGGCGGACTGGGCCGACGACGTGGAGGCCGGGAGCTGCGGCGGCAACAGCGTCGTGTCGTCGCTCGCCGAGGAGCGGCCGTCGTTCGCGCGGCGCACCCTGCTCTGGGTCGTCGGCGGCCGGCAGCAGAGCAACAGAGTCGGAAGCTGCGCGCCTGATGATCAGGATCAGCACCTCGACTCGACCAAACCCCAATGA